Proteins co-encoded in one Zalophus californianus isolate mZalCal1 chromosome 9, mZalCal1.pri.v2, whole genome shotgun sequence genomic window:
- the LOC113922300 gene encoding inositol 1,4,5-triphosphate receptor associated 2-like produces MIGGRSAMASARKVTDKRHNPVESICRKIRAIQKRKEISDPVQQILKYQSSSFDSPQINTKKDFEKVLKNMATTPIPSPNTCFSSIEKDDAIIISPQIMSPRIPSISHLSSPENATYPIPLTSSENLSRPRSQSSQNYTSRVSQTRKGEHFFNKDLKNCCSENNFSASTLDFDSTSHKNSECFTPQESLAKKLSLNGAGSVGVAKIIDYLRQASSQNSEDSGLEELWNILDPEKGDLHVDLEIFCAILKEWMACCRNKW; encoded by the exons ATGATCGGAGGAAGGTCAGCAATGGCTTCTGCGAGGAAGGTCACTGACAAGCGGCATAACCCAGTGGAAAGCATTTGTAGAAAAATCAGAGCcatccaaaagagaaaagagatttcaGATCCAGTTCAACAAATTCTCAAGTATCAATCTAGCAGTTTTGATAGTCCACAGATTAACACcaagaaagattttgaaaaggtACTGAAGAACATGGCAACCACTCCTATTCCCTCACCCAACACTTGTTTCTCAAGTATTGAGAAAGACGATGCCATCATTATATCTCCTCAAATAATGTCTCCAAGAATCCCATCCATTTCTCACCTCAGCTCTCCCGAGAATGCAACATACCCTATTCCTCTCACAAGTTCCGAAAACCTCTCAAggccaagatcacagagctctCAGAATTACACATCTCGGGTATCACAGACTAGGAAAGGGGAGCACTTCTTTAACAAGGATTTGAAAAACTGTtgtagtgaaaataattttagtgcATCAACACTTGACTTTGATTCAACGTCTCATAAAAACTCTGAATGTTTTACTCCTCAGGAATCACTGGCGAAAAAATTATCTCTAAATGGAGCTG GTTCAGTTGGAGTTGCCAAAATAATAGATTACCTGAGACAAGCAAGTAGTCAAAATTCTGAAGATAGTGGACTTGAGGAGCTATGGAACATACTTGATCCTGAAAAGGGAGACCTACATGTGGACCTGGAAATTTTTTGTGCCATCCTGAAAGAATGGATGGCTTGCTGTAGAAACAAATGGTAa